TACCGAAAAAGAAAATCGTGGTCTGCATATGCCTTGCTTTGATATTCAAGAAGATATATTGCCGGTTGGGGTTTCATTACTAGCTGGAGCCGCTCTGCACTATATAAATGAAGCAGAAGAGTGAGGAGGGGACATTTATGGCACACAAACTAGCGTTTATAGGATTTGGCGGTGTTGGACAGGGGCTTGCTAATATTATAAAGACGAAAGGTTCATGGCTTAAAGAACAATTCGGAACAGATTTTCAAGTGGTTTCAATAGCTGATTTATATAAAGGATCACTTCACCATCCAGAAGGATTAAATGTTGAAAAAGTGCTAAATACGTTACAAGAGCATGGCAGCTTGGAGCATTATCCGGAAGAAGCAGGCTTAATTCGCGGCTGGGACAGTATGACCACGATAGAAAAATCAAACGCAGATACTATGATAGAAATTACTTTTACCGATGTTCATACAGGTCAGCCTGCAATTGATCATTGCAAAAAAGCATTTGAGTCTGGTAAAAATGCTGTGTTGACAAACAAAGGTCCGGTTGCCCTTGCTTACCAACATTTAAAACATCTTGCTGATGAAAATAACGTCCGTTTTTTATTTGAAGGTACAGTAATGAGCGGTACACCTGCTCTTAGGATGCCTTTGGTCTCCCTAGCCGGTAACGAAATTAATGAAATACGCGGTATTTTTAATGGCACAACTAATTATATGCTTACGAAAATGGAAGACGGAATGTCTTTTGAAAGTGCATTAGAAGAAGCTCAATCGAAAGGTTATGCCGAAGCAGATCCAACAAGTGACATTGAGGGTTATGATGTATTATACAAAGTCGTTATATTAGCAAACGTGGTGATGAATGAACCATTACGTAAAGAAGATGTGGCTTGCCGGGGAATATCCCATTTAACACCTGAAGATATGAAACAAGCTGCTAAAGAAGGAAAGAAATGGAAGCTGTTAGGAAAAATAAAAAAGACAGATGGCCGAGTCGAAGCATCGGTAGAGCCTGAAAAAATAGAAGAGGATGACCCGCTGGCTGGAATTTCAGGATCGTTAAATGCTGTTACGTATGATTGTGATTTGTCGGGTCCGGTCACTTTAATTGGAGCAGGAGCGGGGATATCTGAAACTGGTTTTGCACTTTTAATAGATTTAATAAATTTAGAGAGGAAGAATATGTAAAAAATAGGGACAGAAAGGTGGCGGGTAATATGGCAACAAAACTAGCTGGTAAAAAAATGCTGATAGCTGGTGAGTGGGAAGAAAAGGAAGACAAAATAGAGGTATTTAACCCGGAAAATAACGAATTGATTGATTCTGTTCCTGCCGCGAAAGCAGATGATGTACGAAGGGCTATTACGCTTGCTAAAAAAGGTGCTGATGTTGCAGCTGATCTTTCTGTACGGCAACGCATGGATATTTTAAATAAAACGGCGTCTTATATTGAAGGCAATTTAGAAGATTTTGCTACTACGATTGCATTAGAAGGAAGTAAAACGATAAATGAAGCTAGAAGTGAAGCAGCCAGGGCTGCAGAAACGATCCGTCTTAGTGCAGAAGAAGCCAGACGGTTAAAAGGAGAATCTATAAATTTTGACCAAATGCCGGGTAATGAGGATAGAATGGGTTACTATTTTCGCTTTCCGGTAGGAGTTATCGCAGCCATTACACCGTTTAATGATCCCTTAAACCTTGTAGCTCATAAACTAGGACCGGCAATTGCTGCTGGAAATGCCATCATTGTAAAACCTGCTACGGAAACACCTTTAAGCGCCCTGAAGTTAGCGGAAGCATTTATGAAATCAGGCCTTCCTAAAAAAATATTAACTGTTATAACCGGCCGTGGCCGTGATATTGGAGACTCATTGATTGAAAGTAAAGATGTTCATATGATTAGTTTTACAGGTGGCTTAGAGACAGGAGAAAAAATCTCGAAAAAAGCCGGCTTAAAAAAATTATCAATGGAGCTTGGCTCTAATTCACCGGCGATTGTAAGAAGAGATGCAGACATAGAGCTTGCTGCAGAAGCAACAGTTTCAGGAGCTTTCGCAGCAGCTGGCCAGAATTGTCTCAGTGTCCAACGAATATATGTGGAAGAAGAAGCATATGACGCTTTTAAGGAATTATTCCTCGAAAAAGTAAAAGACGTTAAAACCGGTAATAAATTATCTGAGTCAACAGATATGGGACCGCTTATTAATGAAAAAGAAGCAATGCGGATAGAAAATTGGGTTAACGAAGCAGTTGACCAAGGCGGAACACTTCTGAGCGGCGGGACTAGAGATGGAGCACACTACGAACCTACTGTTTTGGAAAAAGTTCCAGAAAAAGCTAAAGTGGTGAAAGAAGAAGTTTTTGGTCCAGTTGTTCTTTTATTTAAAGTTAAGGATTTAGATGAAGCAATCGATCGAGCGAATAATGTGAATTACGGGCTTCAAGCTGGTATATTCACTTCCAATATTAATGCGGCATTAAAGGCTTCAAAAAAACTCCATACTGGAGGCGTAATGATTAACGACAGCAGTGACTTCCGCATAGATGCAATGCCTTTTGGGGGTGTGAAAGGTTCCGGTCTGGGAAGAGAAGGCGTTGAATTTGCTGTTAGAGAAATGTCAGAGGAACGAATTGTATGCTTTAAAATAACTGAATAAATTCATTGGGGTGCTATTCAATAAAGAATAGCACATCCTTTTCTATAGAGACAGAAAGGACAGAAAGGGGTGGCAGACTTGTTTTCTAAAGAAGAATATCTAACAAGAATGAATCATACAAAGCAAAAAATGATGGAATATGGAGTGGAAGTTCTCCTTATCTCTAATCCTTCAAATATGTTTTATTTAACAGGCTACAATGCTTGGTCTTTTTATGTGCATCAAATCTTAGTCGTTATGATTGATGAGGAGCAGCCCATTTGGATAGGAAGGGAGATGGATGCTCATAGTGCAAAAATCACAACTTGGTTAGACGAGAATCATATCATTCCTTATCCAGATGAATTTGTACAATCAACGATTAGGCATCCGATGGATTTTGTTGCCAATATATTGAATGAAATAGGCCAAGGAAATCGTAAAATCGGCCTGGAAATGGACGCTTTTTATTTTACGGGCATGTGTTATGAGCGAATCACTCAAGGACTTCCGAATGCCGAATTTAGGAATTTCAGCACTTTGGTTAACTGGGTGCGTTTAATAAAATCTGATAATGAAATTGAATGCATGAAAAAAGCAGCAAAAATTTTAGAAAATGCGCTGCATGCTGCATATTATACTGCTGATGTCGGGATGCGGGAAAATGATGTAGCAGCAGCTATTTATCAAGCTCAAATTAGCGGTACTGCAGAATTTGGCGGAGACTACACATCGATCGTACCGATGATTCCCACCAGTGAAAACACGGCAAGCCCCCATTTAACTTGGACAGATCGCAGGTACAAACATGGTGATTATTTAACGATCGAAATTGCTGGCTGCTATCGCCGTTATCACACTCCAATGGCAAGAACAATGGCTATAGGAGAGGCACCAGACAAAGTAAAAGATCTGGCAGAGGTGGTTGTAGAGGGTATCGAAACGACTATGGATGCTATAAAACCAGGGATGACTGCAGAAGAAGTTGAAAGCATCTGGAGCAAAACAATAGCAAAACGAGGTTATTTTAAGGAGTCTAGACTTGGCTATTCGATTGGTTTAAGTTTTCCACCTGATTGGGGTGAGCACACAGTAAGCTTTCGAAAAGGTGACCGAACGATATTACAGCCGAACATGACCTTTCATTTAATGCCTGGAATATGGCTTGATAATTATGGAGTAGAAATTACGGAGTCTATAAGGATCACGGACAATGGCTGTGAAACGTTTGCAAACGTTCCAAGAGAACTTTATATCAAAAAGCCATCCAATATATCAGCCATGACTAGAGCTCATAAAGAACACACAGGTTCCTAACAAGCATTTCCGTTCTCTGTAGTGGAAGATATCCGCTGCAGATTTTTTCACGATTAAAATTTCATACAGAAACTAACCCAGATGAGTAGCTGCCAAAAGCGAGGACGTGCTGGTATGAATAAATAGTATAAGCTTTATCTAATAAGCAAAATACTGTTCAGTCGGCACTTTACATGTTAGCATATAATAGTGAAAATAAGATAAGGTGAGGTTTGCAGGAAGGCGGAGAGAATATATATGAAACAAACCTACCTTGGGATTACCTCTTTTTTGGCAGTTGTCATCTATTTAGTGAGTGTATTTTTCCCTTCACAAATACTTACTTCTATATACAGTTCTATTGCTTTTTTATTATTACTGTCAGCATTAAAAAAAATGAATGGAGCCAATCGGTTTGTAGTATTACTTCTTTTGATCAGTGGAAGTATACTTTTTTTATTTTATAACGTTTCTTTTTTGGAGGCACTATTTAGTTTTGGAGAAAATCTGAACCTATTAGGATTATTTTTACTCATCCCTTTATTTGGGGTATTAATGTCGGAAGCTGGTTATTTACAAGCTTTACAAACAGCTTTACGCAAAAGAGAAAAAAGCAGACAAGCTCATCCTTATCGCCTTGGCTACATATTGACAGCCTTTATGGGATCATTACTTAATTTGGGTTCTATGCCGCTTGTATATAAAATAGGTTCCGAAAGTTTTTCTTCCTTTGAAAATAAGAAGTTTGGATTAACACTCTTAAGAGGATTTGGCTTTTGTATGCTGTGGTCGCCTTATTTTGTCAATGTGGGGCTTGTTCTCATTCTATATGAGCTGACGTGGCAAGAAGTAGGGGGATATGGATTTCTCATAGCTGTCGTCTATACAATTCTCGTTGCGGTTTTTTATCCATTTATAACATTTTCTAAAGAAGAATATATACAAAATGATTCGAAATCAAGAAATAATTTTTATCACGGTACGTCTCCCTTAAAAGGTTTATCTTTTTACATTATAATATTATTATTTTTATCTATTGCTATAGAAATAGTATTGCCAGTAAACATGTTAACGGTCGTCTCGATTCTTGCTCTTGGATATCCGCTCGTATGGTCCGTTTCGATAGGGACGGCACAGGGATATTTACAAGCTGCTTTTCATCACATTTCTCATTCTTTTGAACGTTTAAACAATGAGATTGGTATATTTATAACAGCTGGTTTTTTTGGAGAAGCGCTGGCTAGAAGTAATGCCGGAAACTTACTTGCTGACGCAATTTTATGGATTTCCAAAGGTATTATCCCTTTGTTAATTCTTATTCTTATAGTAAGTGTAATGTTTCTAGCTTTTATCGGTGTTCATCCTGTCATTATTGTCTCAGGGCTTGGCAGCTCTTTAACTCCAGAACAATTTGGGGTTCCTCCTGCTTTTATGGGAATATTGCTTTTGTGCGCTTGGACTTTATCAACCCAAATATCGCCATTTTCCGGCTCTATCCTCATGGGAGCGCACTTAATGAAGGAACGTCCATGGAATATTGTGAAAAAAAATGCAGGATT
This DNA window, taken from Alteribacillus bidgolensis, encodes the following:
- a CDS encoding homoserine dehydrogenase, whose amino-acid sequence is MAHKLAFIGFGGVGQGLANIIKTKGSWLKEQFGTDFQVVSIADLYKGSLHHPEGLNVEKVLNTLQEHGSLEHYPEEAGLIRGWDSMTTIEKSNADTMIEITFTDVHTGQPAIDHCKKAFESGKNAVLTNKGPVALAYQHLKHLADENNVRFLFEGTVMSGTPALRMPLVSLAGNEINEIRGIFNGTTNYMLTKMEDGMSFESALEEAQSKGYAEADPTSDIEGYDVLYKVVILANVVMNEPLRKEDVACRGISHLTPEDMKQAAKEGKKWKLLGKIKKTDGRVEASVEPEKIEEDDPLAGISGSLNAVTYDCDLSGPVTLIGAGAGISETGFALLIDLINLERKNM
- a CDS encoding aldehyde dehydrogenase family protein, with the protein product MATKLAGKKMLIAGEWEEKEDKIEVFNPENNELIDSVPAAKADDVRRAITLAKKGADVAADLSVRQRMDILNKTASYIEGNLEDFATTIALEGSKTINEARSEAARAAETIRLSAEEARRLKGESINFDQMPGNEDRMGYYFRFPVGVIAAITPFNDPLNLVAHKLGPAIAAGNAIIVKPATETPLSALKLAEAFMKSGLPKKILTVITGRGRDIGDSLIESKDVHMISFTGGLETGEKISKKAGLKKLSMELGSNSPAIVRRDADIELAAEATVSGAFAAAGQNCLSVQRIYVEEEAYDAFKELFLEKVKDVKTGNKLSESTDMGPLINEKEAMRIENWVNEAVDQGGTLLSGGTRDGAHYEPTVLEKVPEKAKVVKEEVFGPVVLLFKVKDLDEAIDRANNVNYGLQAGIFTSNINAALKASKKLHTGGVMINDSSDFRIDAMPFGGVKGSGLGREGVEFAVREMSEERIVCFKITE
- a CDS encoding M24 family metallopeptidase; protein product: MFSKEEYLTRMNHTKQKMMEYGVEVLLISNPSNMFYLTGYNAWSFYVHQILVVMIDEEQPIWIGREMDAHSAKITTWLDENHIIPYPDEFVQSTIRHPMDFVANILNEIGQGNRKIGLEMDAFYFTGMCYERITQGLPNAEFRNFSTLVNWVRLIKSDNEIECMKKAAKILENALHAAYYTADVGMRENDVAAAIYQAQISGTAEFGGDYTSIVPMIPTSENTASPHLTWTDRRYKHGDYLTIEIAGCYRRYHTPMARTMAIGEAPDKVKDLAEVVVEGIETTMDAIKPGMTAEEVESIWSKTIAKRGYFKESRLGYSIGLSFPPDWGEHTVSFRKGDRTILQPNMTFHLMPGIWLDNYGVEITESIRITDNGCETFANVPRELYIKKPSNISAMTRAHKEHTGS